In Streptomyces durocortorensis, a genomic segment contains:
- a CDS encoding methylated-DNA--[protein]-cysteine S-methyltransferase, giving the protein MATTVTTTPPATKRHTVVDSPYGPLTLVATDGVLSALYMTDQRHRPPQEAFGVPDPEPFGEAIRQLAAYFAGELTTFELPLCLDGTPFQRSVWAELLKIPYGETRTYGELAENLGKPGASRAVGLANGKNPVGIIVPCHRVIGASGSLTGYGGGLDRKQRLLAFESGGGGQDGVQALF; this is encoded by the coding sequence ATGGCCACGACCGTGACCACCACACCCCCGGCGACCAAGCGGCACACCGTCGTCGACAGCCCCTACGGCCCCCTGACGCTCGTCGCCACCGACGGTGTCCTGTCCGCCCTCTACATGACCGATCAGCGCCACCGCCCGCCCCAGGAGGCCTTCGGGGTGCCGGACCCGGAGCCCTTCGGCGAGGCGATCCGCCAGCTCGCGGCGTACTTCGCCGGTGAACTCACCACGTTCGAGCTCCCGTTGTGCCTGGACGGCACGCCGTTCCAGCGGAGCGTGTGGGCGGAGCTGCTGAAGATCCCGTACGGCGAGACCCGTACGTACGGCGAACTGGCCGAGAACCTCGGCAAGCCCGGCGCCTCGCGGGCCGTCGGCCTGGCCAACGGCAAGAACCCGGTCGGGATCATCGTGCCCTGCCACCGGGTGATCGGCGCCTCCGGAAGCCTCACCGGATACGGGGGCGGCCTGGACCGCAAGCAGCGGCTGCTCGCCTTCGAGAGCGGCGGCGGAGGACAGGACGGGGTGCAGGCGCTGTTCTGA
- a CDS encoding TMEM165/GDT1 family protein — MHLDPLAVITAFGLIFLAELPDKTMFASLAMGTRMRPLYVWFGTSSAFVVHVAIAVGAGSLIGLLPDWVVKLVSASLFAFGAFMLLRGSGGDDEDGTDVKTVTGFWPVCSTAFMAVFISEWGDLTQITTANLAASNGTWSTAIGSAAALMSVSALALLAGKFIAGRVPLKTVQRIGGICMLGLAVWSAVEIFTG; from the coding sequence ATGCACCTCGACCCTCTGGCGGTCATCACCGCCTTCGGGCTGATCTTCCTCGCGGAGCTCCCCGACAAGACGATGTTCGCGTCGCTGGCCATGGGCACGCGGATGCGCCCGCTCTACGTCTGGTTCGGCACCTCGTCCGCGTTCGTCGTGCATGTCGCCATCGCCGTCGGGGCGGGCAGCCTGATCGGGCTGCTGCCCGACTGGGTCGTCAAGCTCGTCTCGGCCTCGCTCTTCGCGTTCGGCGCGTTCATGCTGCTGCGCGGCAGCGGCGGGGACGACGAGGACGGGACGGACGTGAAGACGGTGACCGGGTTCTGGCCGGTCTGCTCGACGGCGTTCATGGCGGTCTTTATCAGCGAGTGGGGCGACCTGACGCAGATCACCACCGCCAACCTCGCCGCGAGCAACGGCACCTGGTCCACGGCGATCGGTTCGGCCGCCGCCCTGATGTCCGTGTCGGCCCTCGCGCTGCTCGCGGGCAAGTTCATCGCCGGCCGCGTACCGCTGAAGACCGTGCAGCGCATCGGCGGGATCTGCATGCTGGGCCTCGCGGTCTGGTCGGCCGTGGAGATCTTCACCGGCTGA
- a CDS encoding (2Fe-2S) ferredoxin domain-containing protein, producing MSRRPRPRPGKDVPAQGVPRPTVSVCRGCCCGTEKIPGVDHAAQLARLRSGLEGAATVRAVECLDACEQGNVIVVQPSAEGRRAGGRPVWLGLVNDEHAEQDIVTWAAAGGPGLADAPDILDLYVFQPSRRVRAGLDG from the coding sequence ATGAGCCGCCGCCCCCGCCCCCGCCCCGGCAAGGACGTGCCCGCCCAGGGCGTGCCCCGGCCCACCGTCAGCGTCTGCCGGGGCTGCTGCTGCGGCACCGAGAAGATCCCCGGCGTCGATCACGCGGCCCAGCTGGCCCGGCTGCGCTCCGGTCTTGAGGGCGCCGCCACCGTCCGGGCGGTCGAGTGCCTGGACGCCTGCGAGCAGGGCAACGTGATCGTCGTCCAGCCCTCGGCCGAGGGCCGCCGCGCCGGAGGCCGCCCGGTCTGGCTGGGCCTGGTCAACGACGAACACGCCGAGCAGGACATCGTGACCTGGGCGGCGGCGGGCGGCCCGGGGCTCGCGGACGCCCCGGACATCCTCGACCTGTACGTCTTCCAGCCCTCGCGGCGGGTCCGGGCGGGCCTGGACGGCTGA